Within Winogradskyella helgolandensis, the genomic segment AGAAAGTTGAAAAACACTGTTGTTTTGAGTTAAGGTTACGGTCTTAATGTAATAATTAGGATGTTTTAATTCAACAGTTAATGGCAGCAGATAGGCTTTAGGTAAGGTAAAAACACCTTCTGCATTTGATTTAGCAATGCTTTTATTATTTAAGAGTACGGCAACATCAGATATGGGGCTGTTTGAATAATCATTCACATGACCACTAATGTTTTGCGTGTATAGTGGATTAATAAAGGCGGTTAAAACAATAACCGCCAATAGTTTTAAAGGTGTAAATTTCATGTAGTAGGTTGTAATGGTTGGTTTCTTTTAGATACGCTATATTAATTATTGTAACTCACTTTCCAAATGGTATTCCCAGAATCATCATTAACTAATAGGTCTCCAGATGGTGTCACTGCAACACAAACTGGTCTTCCATAAACATCAGTATCATTATCATCGGCTATAAAACCCGTTAAAAAATCTTCGGGTTCTCCAGCAGGATTTCCATTTTCAAAAGGGATGAAAACCACACGATATCCTGAAAGCACGGAACGGTTCCAAGAACCATGTTGCCCAACAAATATCCCGTTTTTATATTTAGCAGGAAAATTTCCATCCTCATAAAACGTGAGTCCTAAAGATGCCGTGTGAGGTCCTACCGAAACATCAGGAATTATGGTTTTAGCAACTAGATCTGGTGCTTCACCTTCCAATCTTGGATCTTCAATAGAACCAAAATACGCATAAGGCCAACCGTAAAATCCACCTTTCTTAACACTAGTTACATAATCGGGCACAAGGTTGTCACCAAGCTCATCACGCTCATTTACTGCGGTCCATAGTTCTCCGTTAACAGGATTCCAATCCATACCAACTGGATTTCTAAGTCCGCTCGCGTAAATTTTTTCATTCGCTCCGTTTAAATCCACTTCTAATATATTAGCACGACGAATTTCTTCATCCATGCCGTATTCTCCAACATTACTAGCAGAACCTACTGAAATATAAATTTTATCTTGTGTTTTATTGGTAATGATATTTCGAGTCCAGTGATGGTTATAGCCACCAGCAGGAAGATCCACTATCTTTTTGCCTTTTGTTGGATCTAAAGCTGTTAGACCTGATTTATAAGGATATTTATAAAGACCGTCTGTATTGGCTACATAGAAATAATCGTCAATAATTAGCATTCCTAAAGGTTGTTTTAAATCGTCTAGAAAGGTTTCTCTAAGTTCAATGGTGCCATCATTATTTTTATCTCGTAGAACGGTAATAAGACCTGCACTATCTTTTGTGTTAGCTTCACAAACGAAAATATCTCCGTTTGGGGCAATGTAGGTCCAACGTGGATTTTGGAAGCCATCCGCAAATTTCGTGACGGTAAAACCATCTGGTGCCATAGGCATTTTTCCTTCTGGCCAGTCAACTAAACTATTTTCTTTTCTTACAGATTCTGTGGCATAAGGTTTGGGTAAAATAACTTCTCCTATAGCCGTTTGAACGGTATCTGCAGGTTTTTGGGATATCATTTCTTTCTCATCGTTGGAAACTGTCATTTCTTTTTTTCTTTCCGATTTACAGGATAACATAGTAACGATTAGGGTTATAATCAGGAAGTGTTTTTGTAGTTTCATAATTGGTGTTTTTCTGTTGTTTCAAAAATAAAGCACGCGCTAGTTTTGATTGACTCATTTGAATCGCTTATGGACTCAAATGAATTCTTAAAACACACTAAATGGTAATATAAATATTTGACAATGAGAATTTAACATGTTTTTTGGTTTATAGGTCAATTGATTGAATGATATCGTATTTTTTTAAACTTTTTATAACATTTTATGGTATGATTAATGTTTATTACTAAGTATGAAATTGAAACCTATTACCCTTTTGTTTTTTTTAATTGTAGCATCGTGCAAACAAATGCAAAATGTTTCGGATGTT encodes:
- a CDS encoding PQQ-dependent sugar dehydrogenase, giving the protein MKLQKHFLIITLIVTMLSCKSERKKEMTVSNDEKEMISQKPADTVQTAIGEVILPKPYATESVRKENSLVDWPEGKMPMAPDGFTVTKFADGFQNPRWTYIAPNGDIFVCEANTKDSAGLITVLRDKNNDGTIELRETFLDDLKQPLGMLIIDDYFYVANTDGLYKYPYKSGLTALDPTKGKKIVDLPAGGYNHHWTRNIITNKTQDKIYISVGSASNVGEYGMDEEIRRANILEVDLNGANEKIYASGLRNPVGMDWNPVNGELWTAVNERDELGDNLVPDYVTSVKKGGFYGWPYAYFGSIEDPRLEGEAPDLVAKTIIPDVSVGPHTASLGLTFYEDGNFPAKYKNGIFVGQHGSWNRSVLSGYRVVFIPFENGNPAGEPEDFLTGFIADDNDTDVYGRPVCVAVTPSGDLLVNDDSGNTIWKVSYNN